Proteins encoded together in one Eubalaena glacialis isolate mEubGla1 chromosome 7, mEubGla1.1.hap2.+ XY, whole genome shotgun sequence window:
- the EHMT2 gene encoding histone-lysine N-methyltransferase EHMT2 isoform X1, whose product MRGLPRGRGLMRARGRGRAAPPGSRGRGRGGPHRGRGRPRSLLSLPRAQASWAPQLPTGLTSSPIPCVPSQGEAPAEMGALVLEKEPRGATERVHGSLGDTPRSEEILPKANPDSLETAGPSSPASVTVTVGDEGADTPVGATPLIGDEPENLEGDGDLHGGRILMGHATKSFPSSPSKGGACPSRAKMSMTGAGKSPPSVQSLAMRLLSMPGAQGATAAGPEPPLATASPEGQPKVHRARKTMSKPGNGQPPVPEKRPPEVQHFRMSDDVHSLGKVTADVAKRRKLNSGGGLSEELGSARGSREVTLEKGDPGSLEEWETVVGDDFSLYYDSYSVDERVDSDSKSEVEALAEQLSEEEEEEEEEEEEEEEEEEEEEEEEEDEESGNQSDRSGSSGRRKAKKKWRKDSPWVKPSRKRRKREPPRAKEPRGVNGVGSSGPSEYMEVPLGSLELPSEGTLSPNHAGVSNDTSSLETERGFEELPLCSCRMEAPKIDRISERAGHKCMATESVDGELSGCNAAILKRETMRPSSRVALMVLCETHRARMVKHHCCPGCGYFCTAGTFLECHPDFRVAHRFHKACVSQLNGMVFCPHCGEDASEAQEVTIPRGEGVTPPAGTAAPAPPPLAQDAPGRADTSQPSARMRGQGEPRRPPCDPLADTIDSSGPSLTLPSGGCLSAVGLPPGPGREALEKALVIQESERRKKLRFHPRQLYLSVKQGELQKVILMLLDNLDPNFQSDQQSKRTPLHAAAQKGSVEICHVLLQAGANINAVDKQQRTPLMEAVVNNHLEVARYMVQRGGCVYSKEEDGSTCLHHAAKIGNLEMVSLLLSTGQVDVNAQDSGGWTPIIWAAEHKHIEVIRMLLTRGADVTLTDNEENICLHWASFTGSAAIAEVLLNARCDLHAVNYHGDTPLHIAARESYHDCVLLFLSRGANPELRNKEGDTAWDLTPERSDVWFALQLNRKLRLGVGNRAIRTEKIICRDVARGYENVPIPCVNGVDGEPCPEDYKYISENCETSTMNIDRNITHLQHCTCVDDCSSSNCLCGQLSIRCWYDKDGRLLQEFNKIEPPLIFECNQACSCWRNCKNRVVQSGIKVRLQLYRTAKMGWGVRALQTIPQGTFICEYVGELISDAEADVREDDSYLFDLDNKDGEVYCIDARYYGNISRFINHLCDPNIIPVRVFMLHQDLRFPRIAFFSSRDIRAGEELGFDYGDRFWDIKSKYFTCQCGSEKCKHSAEAIALEQSRLARLDPHPELLPELGSLPPVNP is encoded by the exons ATGCGGGGTCTACCGAGAGGGAGGGGGCTGATGCGGGCCCGGGGGAGGGGTCGTGCGGCCCCTCCGGGCAGCCGTGGCCGCGGAAGGGGGGGGCCCCATAGAGGAAGAGGTAGGCCCCGGAGCCTCCTGTCTCTTCCCAGGGCCCAGGCGTCCTGGGCCCCTCAACTTCCTACAGGACTGACCAGCTCTCCTATCCCTTGTGTCCCCTCCCAGGGGGAGGCCCCCGCTGAGATGGGGGCGCTGGTGCTGGAGAAGGAGCCCAGAGGAGCCACCGAGAGAG ttcaTGGCTCTTTGGGGGACACGCCTCGTAGTGAGGAGATCCTGCCCAAGGCCAACCCCGACTCCCTGGAGACTGCTGGCCCCTCATCCCCAGCCTCTGTCACGGTCACCGTCGGCGATGAGGGGGCTGACACCCCTGTAGGGGCCACACCACTCATTGGGGATGAACCCGAGAATCTCGAGGGAGATGGGGACCTTCATGGGGGCCGCATCCTGATGG GCCATGCCACGAAGTCATTCCCATCTTCCCCCAGTAAGGGGGGTGCCTGTCCCAGCCGAGCCAAGATGTCAATGACAGGGGCAGGAAAATCACCCCCATCAGTCCAGAGTTTGGCTATGAGGCTGCTGAGTATGCCGGGGGCCCAGGGGGCAACAGCAGCAGGGCCTGAACCCCCTCTGGCCACAGCCAGCCCAGAGGGGCAGCCCAAGGTCCATCGAGCCAGGAAAACCATGTCCAAACCAGGAAATGGACAG cccccagtcccTGAGAAGCGGCCCCCTGAAGTGCAGCATTTCCGCATGAGTGATGACGTGCACTCGCTGGGGAAGGTGACCGCAG ATGTGGCCAAAAGGAGGAAGCTGAACTCAGGAGGTGGCCTG TCAGAGGAGTTGGGTTCTGCACGGGGTTCGAGAGAAGTGACCCTGGAGAAGGGGGACCCCGGGTCCCTGGAGGAGTGGGAAACGGTGGTGGGGGATGACTTCAGCCTCTACTACGATTCCTACTCTGTGGATGAGCGGGTGGACTCTGACAGCAAG TCTGAGGTCGAAGCTCTGGCTGAACAACTgagtgaggaagaggaagaggaggaggaggaagaggaggaggaggaagaggaggaggaggaagaggaagaagaagaggaagatgaagagTCAGGCAATCAGTCTGACAGG agTGGTTCCAGCGGCCGGCGCAAAGCCAAAAAGAAATGGCGGAAGGACAGCCCGTGGGTGAAGCCATCACGGAAACGGCGGAAGCGGGAGCCTCCGAGGGCCAAGGAGCCACGAG gAGTGAATGGTGTGGGCTCCTCAGGCCCCAGTGAGTACATGGAGGTCCCTCTGGGGTCCCTGGAGCTGCCCAGCGAGGGGACCCTCTCTCCCAACCACGCTG GGGTGTCCAATGACACATCTTCGCTGGAGACAGAGCGTGGGTTTGAGGAGTTGCCCCTCTGCAGCTGCCGCATGGAGGCACCCAAGATAGACCGCATCAGCGAGAGAGCGGGGCACAAGTGCATGGCCACGGAGAGTGTGGATGGAGAG CTATCGGGCTGCAACGCTGCAATCCTCAAGCGGGAGACAATGAGACCGTCAAGCCGCGTGGCACTGATGGTGCTCTGTGAGACCCACCGCGCCCGCATGGTCAAACACCACTGCTGCCCAGGCTGTGGCTACTTCTGCACGGCG GGCACCTTCCTGGAGTGTCACCCTGACTTCCGAGTGGCCCACCGCTTCCACAAGGCCTGTGTGTCCCAGCTGAACGGGATGGTCTTCTGTCCCCACTGTGGGGAGGACGCATCTGAGGCCCAGGAGGTGACCATCCCCCGGGGGGAAGGGGTGACCCCACCGGCTGGCactgcagcccctgcccccccgcccctgGCCCAGGATGCCCCGGGGAGAGCGGACACTTCCCAGCCCAG CGCCCGGATGCGAGGACAGGGGGAGCCCCGGCGTCCACCCTGCGACCCCCTGGCTGACACCATCGACAGCTCGGGGCCCTCCCTAACCCTGCCCAGTGGGGGCTGCCTCTCAGCTGTGGGGCTGCCGCCTGGCCCAGGCCGGGAGGCCCTGGAAAAGGCCCTGGTCATCCAGGAGTCAGAGAG GCGGAAGAAACTCCGTTTCCACCCCCGGCAGCTGTACCTGTCCGTGAAGCAAGGGGAGCTGCAGAAGGTGATCCTGATGCTGT TGGACAACCTGGACCCCAACTTCCAGAGCGACCAGCAGAGCAAGCGCACGCCCCTGCACGCGGCTGCCCAGAAGGGCTCTGTGGAGATCTGCCACGTACTGCTGCAG GCTGGAGCGAACATCAATGCTGTGGACAAGCAGCAGCGGACGCCGCTGATGGAGGCCGTGGTGAACAACCACCTGGAGGTGGCTCGCTACATGGTGCAGCGCGGGGGCTGCGTCTACAGCAAG GAGGAAGACGGCTCCACCTGCCTCCACCACGCAGCCAAAATTGGGAATCTGGAGATGGTCAGCCTGCTGCTCAGCACGGGACAGGTGGACGTCAACGCCCAG gACAGTGGGGGGTGGACGCCCATCATCTGGGCCGCAGAGCACAAGCACATCGAGGTGATCCGCATGCTGCTGACGAGGGGCGCCGATGTCACCCTCACAGACAAT GAGGAGAACATCTGCCTGCACTGGGCCTCCTTCACCGGCAGCGCCGCCATCGCAGAGGTTCTCCTGAACGCCCGCTGCGACCTCCACGCTGTCAACTACCACGGGGACACGCCCCTACACATTGCAGCCCGGGAGAGCTACCACGACTGCGTGCT GTTGTTCCTGTCACGCGGGGCAAACCCTGAGCTGCGGAACAAGGAGGGGGACACGGCGTGGGACCTGACCCCTGAGCGCTCTGACGTGTGGTTTGCACTCCAGCTCAACCGCAAGCTGCGGCTCGGGGTGGGAAATCGGGCCATCCGCACTGAGAAGATCATCTGCCG GGACGTGGCTCGGGGCTATGAGAACGTGCCCATTCCCTGTGTCAACGGTGTGGACGGGGAGCCCTGCCCCGAGGATTACAAGTACATCTCGGAGAACTGCGAGACGTCCACCATGAACATAGACCGCAACATCACCCACTTACAG CACTGCACATGCGTGGATGACTGCTCCAGCTCCAACTGCCTGTGTGGCCAGCTCAGCATTCGCTGCTGGTATGACAAG GACGGGCGGCTGCTCCAGGAATTTAACAAGATCGAGCCCCCGCTGATTTTTGAGTGTAACCAGGCGTGCTCCTGCTGGAGAAACTGCAAGAACCGGGTAGTGCAGAGTGGCATCAA ggtGCGACTGCAGCTCTACCGAACAGCCAAGATGGGCTGGGGGGTCCGAGCCCTGCAGACCATTCCCCAGGGGACTTTCATTTGCGA GTATGTCGGCGAGCTGATCTCTGATGCTGAGGCTGATGTGAGAGAGGATGATTCTTATCTCTTCGACTTAGACAACAAG GACGGAGAGGTGTACTGCATCGACGCCCGTTACTACGGCAACATCAGCCGCTTCATCAACCACTTGTGTGACCCCAACATCATCCCCGTCCGGGTCTTCATGCTGCACCAAGACCTGCGATTTCCACGCATTGCCTTCTTCAGCTCCCGAGACATCCGGGCCGGGGAGGAACTGGG GTTTGACTATGGTGACCGCTTCTGGGACATCAAAAGCAAATATTTCACCTGCCAGTGTGGCTCTGAGAAGTGCAAGCACTCAGCTGAGGCCATTGCCCTGGAGCAGAGCCGCCTGGCCCGCCTGGATCCCCATCCCGAGCTGCTGCCTGAGCTCGGCTCCCTGCCCCCCGTCAACCCCTGA
- the EHMT2 gene encoding histone-lysine N-methyltransferase EHMT2 isoform X2 — protein sequence MRGLPRGRGLMRARGRGRAAPPGSRGRGRGGPHRGRGRPRSLLSLPRAQASWAPQLPTGLTSSPIPCVPSQGEAPAEMGALVLEKEPRGATERVHGSLGDTPRSEEILPKANPDSLETAGPSSPASVTVTVGDEGADTPVGATPLIGDEPENLEGDGDLHGGRILMGHATKSFPSSPSKGGACPSRAKMSMTGAGKSPPSVQSLAMRLLSMPGAQGATAAGPEPPLATASPEGQPKVHRARKTMSKPGNGQPPVPEKRPPEVQHFRMSDDVHSLGKVTADVAKRRKLNSGGGLSEELGSARGSREVTLEKGDPGSLEEWETVVGDDFSLYYDSYSVDERVDSDSKSEVEALAEQLSEEEEEEEEEEEEEEEEEEEEEEEEEDEESGNQSDRSGSSGRRKAKKKWRKDSPWVKPSRKRRKREPPRAKEPRGVSNDTSSLETERGFEELPLCSCRMEAPKIDRISERAGHKCMATESVDGELSGCNAAILKRETMRPSSRVALMVLCETHRARMVKHHCCPGCGYFCTAGTFLECHPDFRVAHRFHKACVSQLNGMVFCPHCGEDASEAQEVTIPRGEGVTPPAGTAAPAPPPLAQDAPGRADTSQPSARMRGQGEPRRPPCDPLADTIDSSGPSLTLPSGGCLSAVGLPPGPGREALEKALVIQESERRKKLRFHPRQLYLSVKQGELQKVILMLLDNLDPNFQSDQQSKRTPLHAAAQKGSVEICHVLLQAGANINAVDKQQRTPLMEAVVNNHLEVARYMVQRGGCVYSKEEDGSTCLHHAAKIGNLEMVSLLLSTGQVDVNAQDSGGWTPIIWAAEHKHIEVIRMLLTRGADVTLTDNEENICLHWASFTGSAAIAEVLLNARCDLHAVNYHGDTPLHIAARESYHDCVLLFLSRGANPELRNKEGDTAWDLTPERSDVWFALQLNRKLRLGVGNRAIRTEKIICRDVARGYENVPIPCVNGVDGEPCPEDYKYISENCETSTMNIDRNITHLQHCTCVDDCSSSNCLCGQLSIRCWYDKDGRLLQEFNKIEPPLIFECNQACSCWRNCKNRVVQSGIKVRLQLYRTAKMGWGVRALQTIPQGTFICEYVGELISDAEADVREDDSYLFDLDNKDGEVYCIDARYYGNISRFINHLCDPNIIPVRVFMLHQDLRFPRIAFFSSRDIRAGEELGFDYGDRFWDIKSKYFTCQCGSEKCKHSAEAIALEQSRLARLDPHPELLPELGSLPPVNP from the exons ATGCGGGGTCTACCGAGAGGGAGGGGGCTGATGCGGGCCCGGGGGAGGGGTCGTGCGGCCCCTCCGGGCAGCCGTGGCCGCGGAAGGGGGGGGCCCCATAGAGGAAGAGGTAGGCCCCGGAGCCTCCTGTCTCTTCCCAGGGCCCAGGCGTCCTGGGCCCCTCAACTTCCTACAGGACTGACCAGCTCTCCTATCCCTTGTGTCCCCTCCCAGGGGGAGGCCCCCGCTGAGATGGGGGCGCTGGTGCTGGAGAAGGAGCCCAGAGGAGCCACCGAGAGAG ttcaTGGCTCTTTGGGGGACACGCCTCGTAGTGAGGAGATCCTGCCCAAGGCCAACCCCGACTCCCTGGAGACTGCTGGCCCCTCATCCCCAGCCTCTGTCACGGTCACCGTCGGCGATGAGGGGGCTGACACCCCTGTAGGGGCCACACCACTCATTGGGGATGAACCCGAGAATCTCGAGGGAGATGGGGACCTTCATGGGGGCCGCATCCTGATGG GCCATGCCACGAAGTCATTCCCATCTTCCCCCAGTAAGGGGGGTGCCTGTCCCAGCCGAGCCAAGATGTCAATGACAGGGGCAGGAAAATCACCCCCATCAGTCCAGAGTTTGGCTATGAGGCTGCTGAGTATGCCGGGGGCCCAGGGGGCAACAGCAGCAGGGCCTGAACCCCCTCTGGCCACAGCCAGCCCAGAGGGGCAGCCCAAGGTCCATCGAGCCAGGAAAACCATGTCCAAACCAGGAAATGGACAG cccccagtcccTGAGAAGCGGCCCCCTGAAGTGCAGCATTTCCGCATGAGTGATGACGTGCACTCGCTGGGGAAGGTGACCGCAG ATGTGGCCAAAAGGAGGAAGCTGAACTCAGGAGGTGGCCTG TCAGAGGAGTTGGGTTCTGCACGGGGTTCGAGAGAAGTGACCCTGGAGAAGGGGGACCCCGGGTCCCTGGAGGAGTGGGAAACGGTGGTGGGGGATGACTTCAGCCTCTACTACGATTCCTACTCTGTGGATGAGCGGGTGGACTCTGACAGCAAG TCTGAGGTCGAAGCTCTGGCTGAACAACTgagtgaggaagaggaagaggaggaggaggaagaggaggaggaggaagaggaggaggaggaagaggaagaagaagaggaagatgaagagTCAGGCAATCAGTCTGACAGG agTGGTTCCAGCGGCCGGCGCAAAGCCAAAAAGAAATGGCGGAAGGACAGCCCGTGGGTGAAGCCATCACGGAAACGGCGGAAGCGGGAGCCTCCGAGGGCCAAGGAGCCACGAG GGGTGTCCAATGACACATCTTCGCTGGAGACAGAGCGTGGGTTTGAGGAGTTGCCCCTCTGCAGCTGCCGCATGGAGGCACCCAAGATAGACCGCATCAGCGAGAGAGCGGGGCACAAGTGCATGGCCACGGAGAGTGTGGATGGAGAG CTATCGGGCTGCAACGCTGCAATCCTCAAGCGGGAGACAATGAGACCGTCAAGCCGCGTGGCACTGATGGTGCTCTGTGAGACCCACCGCGCCCGCATGGTCAAACACCACTGCTGCCCAGGCTGTGGCTACTTCTGCACGGCG GGCACCTTCCTGGAGTGTCACCCTGACTTCCGAGTGGCCCACCGCTTCCACAAGGCCTGTGTGTCCCAGCTGAACGGGATGGTCTTCTGTCCCCACTGTGGGGAGGACGCATCTGAGGCCCAGGAGGTGACCATCCCCCGGGGGGAAGGGGTGACCCCACCGGCTGGCactgcagcccctgcccccccgcccctgGCCCAGGATGCCCCGGGGAGAGCGGACACTTCCCAGCCCAG CGCCCGGATGCGAGGACAGGGGGAGCCCCGGCGTCCACCCTGCGACCCCCTGGCTGACACCATCGACAGCTCGGGGCCCTCCCTAACCCTGCCCAGTGGGGGCTGCCTCTCAGCTGTGGGGCTGCCGCCTGGCCCAGGCCGGGAGGCCCTGGAAAAGGCCCTGGTCATCCAGGAGTCAGAGAG GCGGAAGAAACTCCGTTTCCACCCCCGGCAGCTGTACCTGTCCGTGAAGCAAGGGGAGCTGCAGAAGGTGATCCTGATGCTGT TGGACAACCTGGACCCCAACTTCCAGAGCGACCAGCAGAGCAAGCGCACGCCCCTGCACGCGGCTGCCCAGAAGGGCTCTGTGGAGATCTGCCACGTACTGCTGCAG GCTGGAGCGAACATCAATGCTGTGGACAAGCAGCAGCGGACGCCGCTGATGGAGGCCGTGGTGAACAACCACCTGGAGGTGGCTCGCTACATGGTGCAGCGCGGGGGCTGCGTCTACAGCAAG GAGGAAGACGGCTCCACCTGCCTCCACCACGCAGCCAAAATTGGGAATCTGGAGATGGTCAGCCTGCTGCTCAGCACGGGACAGGTGGACGTCAACGCCCAG gACAGTGGGGGGTGGACGCCCATCATCTGGGCCGCAGAGCACAAGCACATCGAGGTGATCCGCATGCTGCTGACGAGGGGCGCCGATGTCACCCTCACAGACAAT GAGGAGAACATCTGCCTGCACTGGGCCTCCTTCACCGGCAGCGCCGCCATCGCAGAGGTTCTCCTGAACGCCCGCTGCGACCTCCACGCTGTCAACTACCACGGGGACACGCCCCTACACATTGCAGCCCGGGAGAGCTACCACGACTGCGTGCT GTTGTTCCTGTCACGCGGGGCAAACCCTGAGCTGCGGAACAAGGAGGGGGACACGGCGTGGGACCTGACCCCTGAGCGCTCTGACGTGTGGTTTGCACTCCAGCTCAACCGCAAGCTGCGGCTCGGGGTGGGAAATCGGGCCATCCGCACTGAGAAGATCATCTGCCG GGACGTGGCTCGGGGCTATGAGAACGTGCCCATTCCCTGTGTCAACGGTGTGGACGGGGAGCCCTGCCCCGAGGATTACAAGTACATCTCGGAGAACTGCGAGACGTCCACCATGAACATAGACCGCAACATCACCCACTTACAG CACTGCACATGCGTGGATGACTGCTCCAGCTCCAACTGCCTGTGTGGCCAGCTCAGCATTCGCTGCTGGTATGACAAG GACGGGCGGCTGCTCCAGGAATTTAACAAGATCGAGCCCCCGCTGATTTTTGAGTGTAACCAGGCGTGCTCCTGCTGGAGAAACTGCAAGAACCGGGTAGTGCAGAGTGGCATCAA ggtGCGACTGCAGCTCTACCGAACAGCCAAGATGGGCTGGGGGGTCCGAGCCCTGCAGACCATTCCCCAGGGGACTTTCATTTGCGA GTATGTCGGCGAGCTGATCTCTGATGCTGAGGCTGATGTGAGAGAGGATGATTCTTATCTCTTCGACTTAGACAACAAG GACGGAGAGGTGTACTGCATCGACGCCCGTTACTACGGCAACATCAGCCGCTTCATCAACCACTTGTGTGACCCCAACATCATCCCCGTCCGGGTCTTCATGCTGCACCAAGACCTGCGATTTCCACGCATTGCCTTCTTCAGCTCCCGAGACATCCGGGCCGGGGAGGAACTGGG GTTTGACTATGGTGACCGCTTCTGGGACATCAAAAGCAAATATTTCACCTGCCAGTGTGGCTCTGAGAAGTGCAAGCACTCAGCTGAGGCCATTGCCCTGGAGCAGAGCCGCCTGGCCCGCCTGGATCCCCATCCCGAGCTGCTGCCTGAGCTCGGCTCCCTGCCCCCCGTCAACCCCTGA